The region GAAGAGAACCAAATAGAGTGGTCCTCCTGAATTAAGATGCTGAAGCTGAAACTCCATGTTCCGACAGACTTGCGTCCTTTTTTTAAGCAGTAACAAATGGATGCCGTTTATTTCTCTATGCTGTTTTTGGCTCCCAAGATGTAGGTAATATTTGTAACAGAGTTTGTTGTATTGCTGTATTtctgtattttgtttttgttatattGATGTTTTGTATGTTACTGTTGTTAGTTTGTTTGTTGTATTGTTTAGTTTGTTATATTGCTTTGCTGTTGTTAAACCAATGGCATTCTTGTAATTAGACGATGTATTAGTTCTAGGGTATTTAAAGCCGAGATCTATGAATAAAACGATCAATAAGGCATTTTatatcttttctttctctctctgtttctgaTAATTTGATTGCCAATGTACAGGAAAAAGGCTCTTAGCCCTGCTGGATTCATGGCCTTGTACTAGATCAGATTATTATCTTAGGAGCTATGGCATTCTCCTTGctgctctttcttttcttgcttaATGTTCATGTGGACCAATCCACTCTGTATTGGTTTCACTGAAGTTATGAAGCGTGGATCATCTGAAAGTTTAGCTTTGGATGATGTAGCAAGTGACTTTTACTCTTTAGATATTGGTGTTACCATTTAGTCACCAAGTTATGAAATAATTGCTACATTTCTACCATTAAaagttgctctctctctctctctctctctctctctcagagatAACCAGAAGTGAGGTTGCTCCTCTAAGAATAAAGTTAAGTTCTATTGTTTTTTTCAACTTTGCAGTGCAGCTGTGGATTTCCTacacttggcaaaatatttttgtgtttttcgtTTGTTTGCCTCTTCATCTTTCTTCTCCATATCCAGTAAATGACAGCCTCTGAAGATGATGAAACAAACAGAAGGTGATTGAAATATTATGTGAGCTGTGGATGAAGCAAAAAAGAATGGCATATTTAGGTGGAACTTGGATAATTGGCTTCTTGTTTGGTTTTAGGTTGTGAAACTCAATAAATATTTGCACCTTGTAGTGAATGTTTTTCTTAGCGAGTATTGCCAATGCAGGGTGAAAGTTTCATGGAGTTTCATACCTCGTGGTTCAGTTGTGATGCTTCTTGTGCtcttttagttaattaatatcTACTGCGTCGTAcaattaagattttattttaccTGTTTTTCATTATTGTGGCATTGTGATTATGTTTTCTCAAGTAGATTTACGCTTATGCAGGAAGTACCTGAACCAGTACCAATGGCGAGGCTGAAGTTGTTCAACCTGTGACAGAACAAAATGCGATTGCTCATGTGCTTATGATTACGAAGGCAATGAAGGTACCAAGCTATAGTGATCGAAAATAACTCTAGGACTAGAGAGGGGGAAGTTGAAAAGTGGGATGAAATGTGGAGGAAAAGAGCGAGCCTCCCAGAGATGTCCCTGATGGTGTTTTGTGAACCCACCCTTGTTGTCTAGCATCAACTTACATGATACATTCTTAATAGGAGGAGAACAATAGTTGGTTTTGTTGTGTGTGAGTGCATGTGCCAAGTGTGTCGGAGTGTTTATTGTCCTATATTGCTTGGCAAGGAGATTCTAAGTGGGTATAAATAGCTCACATCTTGATATTGAATTTGGGCCCTAAGGAGCACCCAAATTTTATGAGTGGGCGAACTCATATCTACGCGTGTGCGCCACCGCTATCCGTCCAATCAGTTGGttcaaatcaataaaataatatattaaataaatttttactaaataaaaataaaatttataaaatattattaaataaaattttaatcttaattatcTGGACACCTTTCCAGAAATTGCATGCCTCCCAAATAATTTCCTGCAGTGCTGTCGCAGTCCCAGCCCAGCACCTTTTATAGATTTCATGtagcgttttctaattttgtcttttcCATGTTGTGGTTCGAGTTTCTTTTCCAGATTTCATGCATGGATGTTTTATCtctatgtttatatatatgagcTTCTAGTTCTGCAAAATAGTTTTGAAGCTCCACTCTCTCTTCTCCTAAtacgaaaattttgaaaaaaatttatctccATCCCACCAACTGTTCACTAgtgagtttaaatttatttccaaTCTTTCttcaatccaaaatagatagcAAAATCCTCTTTCAGTTCTGCCAACTCCAGTTGTTCTTGGCTAGTGTTCTGCCGGTAAAATCGTTTCATTCTGCTAAAACTATCACCATAGTCTGCTAACTGTTGGTACAGGACGATTCTATCTTCAGGACAGCGTGTTTGCACGACTCGATCTATCATATTTTTCGTTCGTTGTAATCATACTGTCTGCATAGGCCATTATTTATAGCTTTCTTATAccgattttatataattattgttgttTACTCCAATAGGTTTTATGTTAATTGTGGAATTGTGTGTAGGTTTCTTGGGAATAATGAAGCACAACTAAACTAATATAGTAGTTATTGGTGGGCTGGCAGACAGTGAAGTGAAGGTAGCATGTGATTGGAATGGCCAATGGGACCTGGCAAGATGAAGAAGGAAAATGAGCAGTGTATTGATGATGAAGGCTCTTCTTTCTTGTGTGTTGTGAATGAATAATATTCTTGTACAGAgtgttgaaaattttgttaattatcaaagcTGAGCTCCCTTTTCATCAAAATTAGAGCATCCAAACCAAACTTGAATTGAATGCACATCTTTCGTACCCTTCTGCTTATTAACACTCACCTCCTTCAATCCTCAACTATTAGGTCTAAGTTTGGAAGCATATTCTTGTATAGCAGACTTGTTTGATTTTTAATCTCCAGGAACAGGATGGCAAGCACAAGCACAAATAttaagagaggagagagaaaggcaGAGATATGAAAGTGATTATGTCATCAATTTATCTACACCACATTAACATTTAATAGTTAAAACCCATTGATTGTAAAGGtaattaacaattttaaattaagagataaatttgatataattattaaaaaataagaaatttggtctaaaattaaaattaatttgaaagtttagtttttttttttaatttatccaataaattcaattttcactttatttttaattttagactcatttttttttctatttttttccaatATAGGTGTCCAATTTTAacttagtatttatttttaattataaattattattttttagtatcattatttatcattaattaatgacaCGATAAATTATGTTAGATGAATTTGTTAATGCACTAACAAGAATTTGTCAAGTAAATACATAATAAGATAACAAAACTCAcatgattttaattaattagtaaaatttttatcacTTTACCTCCATACATAACAAGGTGACAAAAGTCACATGATCTTAATTAAGTGGTAAAGTTTTTATGACTTCACCTCAAGTTTTGTAATTTTACCTAACATATCTTGTtatattataaaagaaacataaCTTGTTTTCTCTATAATTATCTGTAAAATGTAAGAATTTTAGTTagtagttttattattattattgtgatgCTTTTGTTTTTGACTTAATTTCATTCTTCGGTAATAAAGTGGCTGATCCGCCTTGTCAACACCTTCCTCCACCTTTTCGCCGCTTCACTGAGGCTCGACGACCTCGCCGTCGCCCAACGGCCACAACCCCCCAGTTCTTCCCCGtaatctctctgtctctctgtctctctctctcagaacACTgccttttgttttccttttactGTATCAGtgtgattcttcttcttctctttgtctTTTGTTTCGATGACACTCACCGCCCTTGTATTGCTACTGGTTTTGCTTTTGGCGTTTGACTGAATTCCTCTTCTGGAGTTTCTAGTTGCTATTTAAGAAACCATCAAACATTTCCGTATGGAGGCCGTATGCtgccatttcttttttttcttcttttatgctTTCGTCAAGGTTTGTTCTTTGATGATGATTTAGGCGATGAGTTTAGCTTTGTACCTGGAACTCGATTCGTTATGTTTGGAGGTCTTGGCCTCCCGTTTACTTAATCCCAATTTTTTTATCCTTACCTTagttgttatttaatttttactgaCTTTCCATTGCCACTTGCAGAAGAGATCATTCAGGCTGATCATGACTACTTGGTGAATAAGACGTGTGGCTTTGTTTCTCGTTCCTTACCATTTTTGGGTCGAAAAGCGTTTTTATCAGTGCAGTCATGTCGACTAATGAACCTGTTGTTTCAGTTGAGTGGCTCCATGCTAACTTCAGAGAGGCTGATTTGAAGGTATGTGATTGGGCTTTTTTCCATTCTATATTTTGTGGGTTAGGTTGATTTTAACTTTGATTAAATGTTTGTGTTGTTTTAACGCTTTTTAACAACTTTGGTAGTAGATCACTCGCTCGGtatttgaagaagaaaatgagtatTGTAGACAAAGTTAATAAAAACGCTATGGAACAGTTGAAGTTGTGAAAAAACTGTCAAAGGAaactttcatgttttcttttccttcatcCTCAAAATAGCAGCCTTGTTTCTTATAGTTTACCTCAGACATGGTTGTATGGGGTCAGAGCCCGAACCATACTCTGCTTGTCTGTTGATGCTTCATTGATCTGAGATTTCCACGAGATAAAATGCAAAAGGATGAATCAACTTTAATTCATACTTACTATAAGATGTCATTCTCAGTCAGGTTGCATTTGAATAGTTTTAGTAAATTCGTTCTTTTATCTTATGCAATTCTATCCATCCTCACGCCCTATGTTACATGGATTCAAGTATGACAATCACTTGTGGGTGTGTGCCACATGTCATGGCCTTCTTAGATCCTTATAGTAGGATACCATGATATGTATCTCAGTATCTGGAAGTTGGGTGTGGGTATGCAGACATGGTGTGAACAGTTAAATGGTCCAACCATTGCATAATATTCTGAAATAAATGATATTACCGTCTGGAATGTACTTCGaatcaaaagaaatttatagggaaaatgatatttatatCTCTTATCCATGttttagttttgaaatttttcttaattatcaaAGGCAAGCTTCTTTTTCATCAAATATTGTAACGGGGCTCTGACATATTGCTCGTATCCTTATACTTTGTTATATCTGGAGAACATGGATATTAAGGTGAATAGAAGAGTCCATGTAACACATCTGGTCGAGacatcactttatttataatgaaTAAGATTATGAAAATTTTCCTTGCTTGCTTTAAGTGCAGTTGttcacacccccccccccccccccccccccaacccccaaCCAAAAAAAACCTTGAATGCGTTTTctatattattatcataatattttaatatttacattttCAGGTGTTGGATGCATCCTCATATCTGCCAGATGAACAAAGGAATCCATTTGAAGAGTATCAGGTATTCCTTTGGTTTTTTCTTGAACTAGTTAGCTATGATTTCTTCTTTAAATGATGTTAAAACACTGTATATTCATTTGagcatttctttttttctttgttattgaataaatattcTTTATGCAAATCATGCCATTAAAAATCCAATTATTGGAGTTAAGGACTTACATGATATTCAAAAACCATTCATCTTGAGCATCTATTATTCTAGGATACCATATTAAAAGTCTTTATGTGAGTTTTATCCTGGttcctttcttttcattttttgttacaagaatgaaacaaacaccaagtcttaatcccactaggtggggttggttCCCTCTGttaatattattagtattttaaTTTGGGCTGGTGTTGCTTGAATAGGTTGCCCGTATTCCTGGTGCCCTTTTCTTTGACATAGACAGGATATCAGATCAAACTACTGACGTAAGATGGTTCTTTCAATGCTTTTGTGTTTATTATATTAGTGCTTTGGAAATGACAATTATCATAAAAGAAGTGAAATTACTTTGAGGTATTTACTCCAAATTATATTTGCGACATGCCACTTTCCCTTACATATAAATTAGTCTGTCTCAGTTGCCACACATGCTGCCATCATCAGGAGCCTTTGCTGCTGCTGTTTCAGCACTTGGTATTGAGAATAAAGATGGCGTTGTTGTTTATGATGGCAAGGGAATTTTCAGTGCAGCTCGAGTTTGGTGGTGAGTAGCATCTCTGGTATTCAAGATCCTAAGTTgtcattttaactttttatcatatcattttcccaAACTCTATGAGCTAATAATGATAATGAGTGCATGTAATTGAATTAACAGGATGTTCAGAGTTTTTGGGCATGACAGAGTCTGGGTGTTAGATGGAGGCTTGCCAAGATGGCGTGCTTCAGGCTTTGATGTTGAATCTAGTGCTTCTAGTGATGCCGTTATGAAAGTGAATGCTGCCAACAAAGCCGTACAGGAAGTATATCATGGACTAGCAGTAAGCCTTTTTATTCAAGATAAttactgtttttatttttagtccGCCATTTATCCAGGATgcaagccttttttttttttattgcatgaGTATTATTTGTCTTATTTCAGGCTCTATACATAATGTTTTTATACGTACCTTATATTGGACAAATATTTCTGGATATGCTTTTTCCTCGGTTACTTTAGTTTAGCATTGTTACCACAAGATCTTAGTGAGCATGTCAGAAACAGAAAGCTTATGGAACTCTGAATtaggatattttttattatggtGATAATCAGGATATCTCCCACCCCTTTGCCCTAACTCCCCTAAACCTCTTtcaggaaaaggaaaatacaagTTCTTCTTGTCTAAAGCATGCCTCTTATGCTGTGGACTGTTCTGCTTGTCGCTTAGACTTTCTGGGTATTGATTATTTTGTAGATATgctgatgagaatcatggagggccgactaacaatgatgcaatcggaCAAGTCAACCTTGTCAACCATGTCggaattggatgattgacaagatttgcgcataaaaaggaatggttgtTGATTGACTggttgattgcaagatttgagcgcatgattgattgattgattggttaatTGATTGATAAAATTTGAGAGCATAAAAAAGAATGGatggttgattgattgaaaagatctgggaatataaaaggaatgattgattgattgaccagatctagttatttatttattttctatgtaatttaggatttttattaatttccatgtagaattaggatttaattatttgcctatttaaaggcttttccattgtaaacattagacagaaattattatgaatttttgaatttgagagatttatctcttttatcttgttcttcaatgaacaaaatttcgaacttatcaatggagtgattcctttgtggcgttcaaaacccgaacttatcaaagatctgggcagtctttgtggcgttcaacaattcttggttcttgcttcCGTATAATCAACGagtctagattttaatatagtctaggttcttggttcgtgaatcaacgggttggaattctttgccttctatccgattttggcttttctgggattcgtttcaatcttttgtgggttcctttggccTTATCCCATTGTGGGTTCACATCATATGCGAATCGTTTGAAGTTACATTGATACCAACTTTATGTAATTGACACCAACTATACACAAATTAAGACTGGAACTTGTGTTAATATAAtttaggtattttattttatttttaagctttTAAATGTATTCTTTGGCTGCAGTCTCTCTTTCATGCATATTTCCTTTTATATCATCCtctgcttttattttttatttttgtatttgaatttCTATTGCCTGAATAGATGTTCAATGGATCTGGCTATTGCAGGTTGGCCCAACAAAATTTCAGACCAAATTTCGGCCCCATTTCATCTGGACATTCCAACAGGTATGTTTCTTCAAAATTAACAGGCCTttcatttttcacaaaaatatatgtTTCCTATTTCATCTATTTTTCATGACTATGATTTGTGACTGGAAAGGGATAAAATATATCAGCTGTGTAAGAGCTGTGTATATTCCTGCTAGTGCTACTGTTAACTATAGTCTTTAAACCTTACCATGAAGTCAGtaactttttatatttctttggAAACCAATGCACTTTTTTGCTTGTTtaggattttaaaccaaaattTGGCTGACAAAATGTTTCGGTAATAATTGCTTTTACTGGAAGCAGTGGTCATCCAATCTAAGGAAACTGAGGAGAGTGGCATCAACTTGTTAGGCTTTATTCTTTCAAGCAGTAAGTGACGTGGTTTCTCTCCACTTCTGCTGAAAACAATGGCATAGTTGGTAtgtaatatgtatatttaaccCAGATAAGAATGTCATTGTTGTCACTCTCCGAACTTAGGTATAGGAAATGGTGTTATTCATGCTCCGCTTCTGAAGATGCATTTggtaattaaaaacaaaaaaatttagtgatccttaaaacaaaatatgCTATCTTTGACATAATAGCTGAGCACCATAAAAAAGTGAAGTCATGAAGCTATAAGTAACAGGTTTTGTCAAAAAGTAGAGATTCATTAAGACTCTGTAATGGTGCTGGCAGAGGAGGATGCAGGTTTTGTCTCACAATGACTGAAATTTAATCTCCTAGTAGAGAATTTTCTTTATTGGGTTGATTGTACTCTAGATGCTTACTGTTTTGATATATCACAACTTATTTCTCATGATGTATTCAGATCTTACAAAACATTGAGGACAAAACACATCAACACATTGATGCCCGTTCAAAGGCCAGGTATATCTAATATTTCCTATTGTTTTATCAGCAATTGAGGTGTTCACAAATAAATGGAGGGAATGGTTATTGTCTGTTTGAATGTTAACAACTTAATTAACAGCCAACTAGCTAGTGAAATTAGCTACACAATGATCTTCACAAATATTCCTGATTGTTTGAATTGCAGAAGTTTGTCCTACCATCTTGTCTGGTTTATGTGAAGGCTGTATTTTACTTTCTAATCTAGTTGGAGGATGGAAATTGGGTTCTTTTTAAAAAGCATTCTGATGCATGGTAGGAATCACTTGCTTGATTTCAATCCTTTGCAGGTTTGATGGGGTTGCACCAGAACCTCGAAAAGGAGTAAGAAGTGGTCATATACCAGGCAGCAAGTGCATTCCTTTCCCCCAGGTAAagaattttctcttatttcttgCTCTCCATGCATTTCTGAATGTTGGAGCAAGAATTTTTGCATGACAGAGGTCAACTTATTTCCTTCaaacttgataaaaatcttaatccCAATTAAGTTTAGTATCATGGACCTGTCTAACTATTGGTTCTTTGTTGAGCTCTATCCTTGATTAATTGAGGCAAAGTTGGAACAGTGAAGGCAGTCTTGGAATTGGTGTCTATGAGCTCATCCAGTTAGTATGTCCAGCATCCATGCAAACACTTCAATCCTATTCTCCTCCTCTTTCACTGTGGTATCTCCCTACACCCCACGACCacccatccccccccccccccaaaaaaaaaaacttttattcTCTTCACCTGCAGAGAGTGATGTAACCATATGGAGTCAGTGGgttaaattatacaaaaaaatccCTACGCAAGGACAGGTCCCAAGGATGAAACCTTTGTCCCATCCTTGCCTTCAGGGCCAAAGGTGAAAGTCAGAAGCCAATTGCAAATGATGCAAGGTGCTGCCACGTGCTCGCCTCTATTTGAATAACCTAGTTATGGCAAAGATTGTAGTTACTTTTGCAGATCGGTCTTGAAATGGTAGaaagtgaaagaaaagaaagaagcccCACCCTCACCCCCacattgggaaaaaaaaaataccatcaTTTCTCAACAGCTCAATCTGGAAGCATCTGAACAGTATTTGTATTATTTGGGAAATTCATCCAGGACTCAACCTGTTGTAATTCAGTTAGGTGAACATGGTTTGGGTGTTTTATTACTGTATTTTACTAGGATGAGGCAGTTTGACGTTCTGTTTTTCCTTGGATTGTAATCTTCTTGATTATTGGactttaaattttgatgaaGCTGCATTGATTTTATCTTGGGCGTTTCCTTGATTAAAATATAGTTGGAATTGTTGCAGATGTTAGATGACTTACAAACACTTTTACCCACTAGTGAGCTTAGGAAAAGGCTTGAACAAGAAGGTAATACGTTATGTCTTACTAATTGCAGGTGTCTGATGTCTCTAGCTACAATGCATTTTTGTTATCACTGAATATATGTTAGTCTAGTCAATCATGtatgtattttcaaattaaCCATTTCACTTTGCTGTGCTTGTGTTTGCATAAGTATTATGTGACCATGTGGGTAATAAGTTGGACTTGAACACAATTATTTTACTTGTGCAATGTATACAAACTGTGAAGTAATGCATGCATATTCTTATACCTATTTGTGTGTGTTGTACGCGCATGCGTGCTTGTAAAATATACAGCCACCAACAGAATTATTTGTGTGGCTGTTCTTTATATTCATAGGTGTTCAGTGAGATCACTAAAGTTACAGGCTTTGGTAAAGAGAATCTACTTTATCAAGAAACTAGctggaagaaaataaataaagagaacaaAATTGTAGGGAAATAAGCTCCTAGTTTTATATTAAAACAGCCCTAAAATGTCTACACACTTGAGCTTGGTATGTGATCCTGAGAAtacaatttttatcatttgcATTTGGCAGTCAATTCTATATACATACACGCATATGCACATGTCATTTAGTTAACTGTATcatctcaatatttcttcttttaGTAATCAATATTGTGGTCATTTGCTATCAGCTCTACAGAGTTTGAGAAAATCTGACTATAAACTGTTGTGCAGGCATCTCTTTGGATAGCCCTGTTGTGGCTTCATGTGGAACTGGTGTAACAGCTTGCATTCTTGCCCTGGTTAAAAATTTTCTTGCTTCCCTTTAGGACTTTTGCCGCATTACATCTTCCAATTTTTTGggtgtattttgttattttaatgttatttcATTTCCTGAACTCTGCCTACCAAAACAACATGTTAAGCTTTCTTCTTCCATATGCGGTCGGCTACATGTATGTTTTTTTAAGTCATATATatctatagtcttattttttgtCAGGCCTGTATGACTCATGCCATACCTTAGAGTTTCTCAGTCAAACTTTTCTTGGTTTCCCTGTCTCTTTTGCAAAAATACTTATCCTATTCATTCACTCTTCTCATTGAAACCCTTATTGGTCTTCTCCTCAACCATCTTAATGGACTCTACCCGCCAGTCCGGGAGGCAAAAAGGACACCACTCAAATGAAaccaaaaatagaagaaattcaagaaaagagGGGTGGGGGTTTATCATATTCTTGTTATAATGTAC is a window of Diospyros lotus cultivar Yz01 chromosome 10, ASM1463336v1, whole genome shotgun sequence DNA encoding:
- the LOC127812035 gene encoding thiosulfate/3-mercaptopyruvate sulfurtransferase 1, mitochondrial-like isoform X1, with the translated sequence MSTNEPVVSVEWLHANFREADLKVLDASSYLPDEQRNPFEEYQVARIPGALFFDIDRISDQTTDLPHMLPSSGAFAAAVSALGIENKDGVVVYDGKGIFSAARVWWMFRVFGHDRVWVLDGGLPRWRASGFDVESSASSDAVMKVNAANKAVQEVYHGLAVGPTKFQTKFRPHFIWTFQQILQNIEDKTHQHIDARSKARFDGVAPEPRKGVRSGHIPGSKCIPFPQLELLQMLDDLQTLLPTSELRKRLEQEGISLDSPVVASCGTGVTACILALGLYRLGKTDVPVYDGSWTEWATHPANAVSTSTSTSCPV
- the LOC127812035 gene encoding thiosulfate/3-mercaptopyruvate sulfurtransferase 1, mitochondrial-like isoform X2, producing the protein MSTNEPVVSVEWLHANFREADLKVLDASSYLPDEQRNPFEEYQVARIPGALFFDIDRISDQTTDLPHMLPSSGAFAAAVSALGIENKDGVVVYDGKGIFSAARVWWMFRVFGHDRVWVLDGGLPRWRASGFDVESSASSDAVMKVNAANKAVQEVYHGLAVGPTKFQTKFRPHFIWTFQQILQNIEDKTHQHIDARSKARFDGVAPEPRKGVRSGHIPGSKCIPFPQMLDDLQTLLPTSELRKRLEQEGISLDSPVVASCGTGVTACILALGLYRLGKTDVPVYDGSWTEWATHPANAVSTSTSTSCPV
- the LOC127812035 gene encoding thiosulfate/3-mercaptopyruvate sulfurtransferase 1, mitochondrial-like isoform X4 gives rise to the protein MSTNEPVVSVEWLHANFREADLKVLDASSYLPDEQRNPFEEYQVARIPGALFFDIDRISDQTTDLPHMLPSSGAFAAAVSALGIENKDGVVVYDGKGIFSAARVWWMFRVFGHDRVWVLDGGLPRWRASGFDVESSASSDAVMKVNAANKAVQEVYHGLAVGPTKFQTKFRPHFIWTFQQILQNIEDKTHQHIDARSKARFDGVAPEPRKGVRSGHIPGSKCIPFPQLELLQMLDDLQTLLPTSELRKRLEQEGSVSTGEN
- the LOC127812035 gene encoding thiosulfate/3-mercaptopyruvate sulfurtransferase 1, mitochondrial-like isoform X3 — encoded protein: MSTNEPVVSVEWLHANFREADLKVLDASSYLPDEQRNPFEEYQVARIPGALFFDIDRISDQTTDLPHMLPSSGAFAAAVSALGIENKDGVVVYDGKGIFSAARVWWMFRVFGHDRVWVLDGGLPRWRASGFDVESSASSDAVMKVNAANKAVQEVYHGLAVGPTKFQTKFRPHFIWTFQQILQNIEDKTHQHIDARSKARFDGVAPEPRKGVRSGHIPGSKCIPFPQGLYRLGKTDVPVYDGSWTEWATHPANAVSTSTSTSCPV
- the LOC127812035 gene encoding thiosulfate/3-mercaptopyruvate sulfurtransferase 1, mitochondrial-like isoform X5 codes for the protein MSTNEPVVSVEWLHANFREADLKVLDASSYLPDEQRNPFEEYQVARIPGALFFDIDRISDQTTDLPHMLPSSGAFAAAVSALGIENKDGVVVYDGKGIFSAARVWWMFRVFGHDRVWVLDGGLPRWRASGFDVESSASSDAVMKVNAANKAVQEVYHGLAVGPTKFQTKFRPHFIWTFQQILQNIEDKTHQHIDARSKARFDGVAPEPRKGVRSGHIPGSKCIPFPQMLDDLQTLLPTSELRKRLEQEGSVSTGEN